In Mytilus edulis chromosome 3, xbMytEdul2.2, whole genome shotgun sequence, the genomic window tttgatatgctgaatctaaacatgtacttagatttttgattatgggcccagttttcaagttggtccaaacaggattcaaaattattatattaagtattgtgcaatagcaagaaattttcaattgaacagtattcagcaatagcaagaaatcttcaattgtacagtattgtgcaatagcaagaaattttcaattgcacagtatggttcaatagcaagaaatcttcaattgacagtattgcgcaatagcaagaaatatcttattgcacaatattgtgaaatagcaatcaattttcagttatttggagttatctttctttgtccagaatagatatttgtgcaatagcaagatattttcaatattctttgaaaatttgagttatctttctttgtccagaatagtagttgaatcaacttaaatcattgttttatacaatatacaatgtattttcacttttactaccaactgataaattaaaacaatctttaccattcagtgataaaaagcactttttttacattttaatattttatgatgtatttaaatgagcagttactgttgcaaactccattagaaatttgaattgagatcagttttggaataaggaaaagggggatgtgaaaacaaaattggggggggggggggggtcaatttttctcatttcatatttcataaataaaaaaaaaatttcttcaaacatttttttgagaggattaatattcaacagcatagcgaattttttttaaagttcattagaccacattcattctgtgtcaccaacctatgctgtgtcaactatttaatcacaatccaaatttagagctgaatccagcttgaatgttgtgtccatactttccccaaccattcagggttcaacctctgcggtcgtataaagctgcgccctgcggagcatctggttttcaaTGTTAAATGCCACGACGTGTAATTACTTATatacacttcatttgaactttggtgaacAGGGGTCTTAGTTGTCAAATATACAACAGctcaacaattttataatttttataataatgaaAACATAGATTGACACCAACAGGTTAACGCATACATTATATGACAAATTTCCTCCAAATATATAATTTTCCTTCCGATATAACAACCCAATCCAAAGTTATTTATGTAAGTTTTGTGATCaatgatttcatatttttgtattgcAAACAAATTCCTGATGTATGACCCCTAATTTGTTTTCTATTGCATGTCTGTATAGACCATAAGAATACGCCgccaatattttttctttctttacgaCACAAGATGATATATAGAAGTTCACGATATCAAAATCAACTCTTGAAACACATGAAAATTTAAAAGTCACGAATTCAAAACAAAAGGGACGTTATTTGGACATAACATTAAAACCAGAGAAACatccttgttttcaaaatagACTTCTCTTACAATGGCTTTGCACCAATAATTGGTCACAACCGatgagaaaataaaaaataatctgaaGGCCAAAATAAATATCCCAGATTCCCTATAGTTAAAGACCATTACTGAATATCAATTTAACAACAATGATTTCTCAAGTAATgctattttcttttttgaaatcatttaaatatgatattttagGTACTGGATGCGCACTAACTTTAGGTCCTGGATTAGTTGTTCTGTCTTCCTATTTCGATAAAAGGCGTGGCTTTGCAAACACTATTTCAAACATAGGAGCAAGCATTGGCAGTTTGGTATTTCCTAAGATAATACAAGTACTGATAGATATGTATGGACTTCAGGGCGCCTTGATTTTTGTATCAGGTATTCTGTTTCACAATTTGATTGTTGCAATGCTTTTGCGTCCATTGCCACCATTGGTAGAGACTTCCGGGTCGATTGAGGGAAATAATGAAAAAGAAGAGCTTCTTAAATATACAAAGAAAGAAGTCGAGTTTAGTGAGTCGGCAAATCCAAAAACAGAAAATCGTGATAAAAAGTCAAATAGTGATGCGAAAGATGTATGTTCCCAACCAAATCAAAATATATCTTCTTCCTTACAGGAGAAAAATTCACAAATTTTAAACGACAAAATAAACGACACCTTAAAGCAACTGAAGGAGACTTCCGGTATATCTTACAACGAAAAGAAACTGATTGTGACCAACGAACTATGTCGAAGCTCACTTGACTTGTATACCAGTACGGGAAGCATCTCATGTTCTATACACAACTTGCGTATAAACGAGAAAGTTGGTGTCTCTAGTTGCTCACAGTCAAAGGCAACATGTTGTACAAAGACATCATTAACAAGTTTGATTGAtttcaaacttttgaaaaacCATAAACTTCAACTCGTATTATTTGTAGCATACTTTTGTATTTTCAGTTGTGGTTTGACCATTACATACATTCCTCCGTTTGCCCGTGAAAACAATACTTCAGACGAAGAAATAGCTATCATTGTTATGCTATTTGGAGCATGTGATGTTGTGGCTAGATTCTCAATTGCTTGGATTTCAGATTCTAAGAAAATCAAAAGAACGaatattttaggaattacttTATTAATAACTGGTACCGTAACTATGTTCAACAGTTTCTTTACTAATTTTACCAGTTTTGCAATGTTCTGCGTTGTGAACGGACTGTTTGGTTCTATTTACTTTCCATTTGTTCCTTTATTATTGGTAGACAGCGTCGGCGCCGATAATTTACCTTCTGCACTTTCTTTATTGATACTTGTGCACGGCATATCAATATCGATCATGGCACCATTAATGGGTATGTTTTAATTATTTCCTAGTTATTTGGATTATTTATTTACTAATATTCTAAACTCTTTTGACACAGTCATGACTTTGTTATATTTAGTCCAAAAATCATAACGTTCAATCAAATAAAAAGTAGTCAGGagaaaaataaattagaaaaaaacctttgaaattaCATAAGCTGAAACCATCGGAAATGGTTTTTATATATAACTGAACATGTAAGCAGTGAAACACAATTTGATACAACATTAATGTCCTATAACTTTGTTTAAATTGCTCTACCATCAGAgttgattattttaaaaagaaaggattaaaaaaaatattccagaAATACATGCAAGGCAACAAACACAAATCAATGGGTTTCTGATTTCCTTCGCACATATATACTGATggaactttgataaaaaaaaattaaaaaaatcccccCTTTCTAGTTGTACACATGTAGTCAAGGGGAAGGTACCTCATTGTATCAGATACTAGTATACAGctgtattttcatattttcactATGTGTCATTGTATTGCATTGTCACTAGTATACTTTATGTTTCCAGCTTTTTCTGATCGTTTTACAGGTCAGAGTCAAACGTATGCCGATTATGTGAGaggataaaaaagggggatgcgtCATAAGTACTAGTATTCTTAAATTTGCATATATTTAATTCTTCTTTTAGGTTATATACGAGATAGTACGGGATCTTACAATGTTACGTTTTATGTCATTGGTTGTGGGATGATTATCGGAGCTTTAGCATTGTTTTGTGATTCTTGGGTCATGAAATTAGAGGAACAGAGATTACAAAA contains:
- the LOC139516805 gene encoding monocarboxylate transporter 12-like yields the protein MTVVKQTEYQRPVDRGWAWVVMCAIFLQLFLNVGISKSFGLFFIQFIIVYKTSASLISGVIALQTAMFSLSSLFILSYGTKLLGPRKLVMIGSILVPAGYLLNAFAPDVAFLILSQSVLFGTGCALTLGPGLVVLSSYFDKRRGFANTISNIGASIGSLVFPKIIQVLIDMYGLQGALIFVSGILFHNLIVAMLLRPLPPLVETSGSIEGNNEKEELLKYTKKEVEFSESANPKTENRDKKSNSDAKDVCSQPNQNISSSLQEKNSQILNDKINDTLKQLKETSGISYNEKKLIVTNELCRSSLDLYTSTGSISCSIHNLRINEKVGVSSCSQSKATCCTKTSLTSLIDFKLLKNHKLQLVLFVAYFCIFSCGLTITYIPPFARENNTSDEEIAIIVMLFGACDVVARFSIAWISDSKKIKRTNILGITLLITGTVTMFNSFFTNFTSFAMFCVVNGLFGSIYFPFVPLLLVDSVGADNLPSALSLLILVHGISISIMAPLMGYIRDSTGSYNVTFYVIGCGMIIGALALFCDSWVMKLEEQRLQKNREVDSEVEEQKFQKNDIGHEEVVAVNGESTN